Proteins found in one Heptranchias perlo isolate sHepPer1 chromosome 23, sHepPer1.hap1, whole genome shotgun sequence genomic segment:
- the LOC137341118 gene encoding uncharacterized protein isoform X1 — protein MQGYKLENIDCFCFQYTRCDTGQCKFQHRQSCKESSEICLDWFRHRRCRNQMCSRKHLNHEVMLAYFLCRAEKTENHCKQLNCLMYHEKARQFIEYGTIPPNSVPMVPAVRRRKMVDCVKREVPQVQNFIKSGNHFLKMVRPFIAKSVRERKLSQDKGKAYFKEILHTVLFYGSINWPSIEPEEMLEQREFQLLSSKYPDVFQQYNTHLPTRPPYTVLLDVVVEIMGRNEEEKVLKCLLSLTEQMVLPLTDDKSSKVGNVFVSTVINYCYFWDSDIKNEKTDNYFGASVSCKGRQQRQIMIDILCCQTWHKHISLAVCIGNMYKNQAVWFPPEVHSLAFNIIFNEESPPAPSATPDNQHVLTVVGSAGVQEPNSLEISRTPRQRASLIPRVPCERCLDMFPNINYHPNPEYHGHPYWEHGNCAECESLSQLLYANQLLAMRLQFYVQRTILSSPTEQIHLPHGLIGRKLRRLEDNLRSLGFNVGLFSFYDPSGIESTALERFQH, from the exons ATGCAG GGCTACAAGCTAGAAAACATTGACTGCTTCTGCTTCCAGTATACTCGCTGTGACACT GGGCAGTGTAAATTTCAACATCGACAGAGCTGCAAGGAATCATCGGAGATCTGCCTGGATTGGTTTCGTCATAGGAGATGCAGAAACCAAATGTGTTCTCGGAAGCATTTAAACCATGAG GTAATGCTGGCGTATTTTCTATGTAGAGCAGAGAAAACTGAAAATCACTGTAAGCAACTAAACTGCCTCATGTACCATGAGAAAGCTCGTCAGTTTATTGAATATGGAACCATTCCACCAAACTCAG TTCCGATGGTACCTGCAGTCAGAAG AAGGAAAATGGTGGATTGTGTGAAACGTGAAGTACCACAGGTACAAAACTTCATCAAGAGTGGAAATCATTTTTTGAAGATGGTTCGGCCATTCATCGCAAAGTCTGTGCGAGAACGAAAGCTTTCGCAAGATAAAGGAAAAGCCTACTTCAAAGAG ATATTGCATACAGTATTATTTTATGGTAGCATTAATTGGCCTAGTATTGAACCAGAAGAAATGTTGGAACAACGTGAATTTCAGTTATTATCTTCTAAGTATCCAGATGTCTTTCAGCAGTACAACACTCACCTCCCAACACGTCCTCCTTACACAGTGCTACTTGATGTG GTTGTTGAAATCATGGGAAGAAATGAGGAAGAAAAAGTTTTGAAATGTTTGTTGAGTCTGACTGAACAAATGGTTTTGCCACTTACAGATGATAAAAGCAGCAAAGTTGGAAATGTCTTTGTATCAACTGTCATCAACTACTGCTATTTTTGGGATAGTGATATCAAAAACGAGAAAACAGACAATTATTTTGGTGCTTCAGTGTCATGTAAAGGGAGGCAACAGAGACAAATTATGATCGATATATTGTGCTGTCAAACATGGCACAAACACATTAGCCTGGCAGTATGTATTGGAAATATGTATAAAAACCAAGCTGTTTGGTTTCCTCCTGAAGTGCACTCCCTGGCTTTTAATATAATTTTCAATGAAGAAAGCCCTCCTGCACCAAGTGCTACACCAGACAATCAACATGTTCTCACAGTGGTTGGATCAGCAGGTGTCCAGGAGCCCAACTCCTTAGAAATTAGCAGAACTCCTAGGCAACGTGCAAGCTTAATTCCCAGAGTTCCTTGTGAGAGGTGCCTCGACATGTTCCCAAACATTAATTATCATCCAAATCCAGAATACCATGGCCATCCATATTGGGAACATGGCAACTGTGCTGAGTGTGAATCTCTAAGCCAGCTTCTGTACGCTAACCAGCTATTGGCCATGAGACTACAGTTTTACGTACAAAGAACAATTCTAAGTTCTCCAACTGAACAAATTCATCTGCCTCATGGTCTGATTGGTAGGAAACTGAGAAGACTTGAAGATAATCTCAGATCATTAGGGTTTAATGTGGGACTTTTTTCATTTTATGATCCA
- the LOC137341118 gene encoding uncharacterized protein isoform X2, translating into MQGYKLENIDCFCFQYTRCDTGQCKFQHRQSCKESSEICLDWFRHRRCRNQMCSRKHLNHEVMLAYFLCRAEKTENHCKQLNCLMYHEKARQFIEYGTIPPNSVPMVPAVRRKMVDCVKREVPQVQNFIKSGNHFLKMVRPFIAKSVRERKLSQDKGKAYFKEILHTVLFYGSINWPSIEPEEMLEQREFQLLSSKYPDVFQQYNTHLPTRPPYTVLLDVVVEIMGRNEEEKVLKCLLSLTEQMVLPLTDDKSSKVGNVFVSTVINYCYFWDSDIKNEKTDNYFGASVSCKGRQQRQIMIDILCCQTWHKHISLAVCIGNMYKNQAVWFPPEVHSLAFNIIFNEESPPAPSATPDNQHVLTVVGSAGVQEPNSLEISRTPRQRASLIPRVPCERCLDMFPNINYHPNPEYHGHPYWEHGNCAECESLSQLLYANQLLAMRLQFYVQRTILSSPTEQIHLPHGLIGRKLRRLEDNLRSLGFNVGLFSFYDPSGIESTALERFQH; encoded by the exons ATGCAG GGCTACAAGCTAGAAAACATTGACTGCTTCTGCTTCCAGTATACTCGCTGTGACACT GGGCAGTGTAAATTTCAACATCGACAGAGCTGCAAGGAATCATCGGAGATCTGCCTGGATTGGTTTCGTCATAGGAGATGCAGAAACCAAATGTGTTCTCGGAAGCATTTAAACCATGAG GTAATGCTGGCGTATTTTCTATGTAGAGCAGAGAAAACTGAAAATCACTGTAAGCAACTAAACTGCCTCATGTACCATGAGAAAGCTCGTCAGTTTATTGAATATGGAACCATTCCACCAAACTCAG TTCCGATGGTACCTGCAGTCAGAAG GAAAATGGTGGATTGTGTGAAACGTGAAGTACCACAGGTACAAAACTTCATCAAGAGTGGAAATCATTTTTTGAAGATGGTTCGGCCATTCATCGCAAAGTCTGTGCGAGAACGAAAGCTTTCGCAAGATAAAGGAAAAGCCTACTTCAAAGAG ATATTGCATACAGTATTATTTTATGGTAGCATTAATTGGCCTAGTATTGAACCAGAAGAAATGTTGGAACAACGTGAATTTCAGTTATTATCTTCTAAGTATCCAGATGTCTTTCAGCAGTACAACACTCACCTCCCAACACGTCCTCCTTACACAGTGCTACTTGATGTG GTTGTTGAAATCATGGGAAGAAATGAGGAAGAAAAAGTTTTGAAATGTTTGTTGAGTCTGACTGAACAAATGGTTTTGCCACTTACAGATGATAAAAGCAGCAAAGTTGGAAATGTCTTTGTATCAACTGTCATCAACTACTGCTATTTTTGGGATAGTGATATCAAAAACGAGAAAACAGACAATTATTTTGGTGCTTCAGTGTCATGTAAAGGGAGGCAACAGAGACAAATTATGATCGATATATTGTGCTGTCAAACATGGCACAAACACATTAGCCTGGCAGTATGTATTGGAAATATGTATAAAAACCAAGCTGTTTGGTTTCCTCCTGAAGTGCACTCCCTGGCTTTTAATATAATTTTCAATGAAGAAAGCCCTCCTGCACCAAGTGCTACACCAGACAATCAACATGTTCTCACAGTGGTTGGATCAGCAGGTGTCCAGGAGCCCAACTCCTTAGAAATTAGCAGAACTCCTAGGCAACGTGCAAGCTTAATTCCCAGAGTTCCTTGTGAGAGGTGCCTCGACATGTTCCCAAACATTAATTATCATCCAAATCCAGAATACCATGGCCATCCATATTGGGAACATGGCAACTGTGCTGAGTGTGAATCTCTAAGCCAGCTTCTGTACGCTAACCAGCTATTGGCCATGAGACTACAGTTTTACGTACAAAGAACAATTCTAAGTTCTCCAACTGAACAAATTCATCTGCCTCATGGTCTGATTGGTAGGAAACTGAGAAGACTTGAAGATAATCTCAGATCATTAGGGTTTAATGTGGGACTTTTTTCATTTTATGATCCA